The following proteins are encoded in a genomic region of Methylibium petroleiphilum PM1:
- a CDS encoding AAA family ATPase, which yields MKYAGSDQYVATPDLMLAVNAAITLQRPLLIKGEPGTGKTMLAEEVAAALKLPLLQWHIKSTTKAQQGLYEYDAVSRLRDSQLAGPDGAERVRDIRNYIVKGVLWQAFTAEQPVALLIDEIDKADIEFPNDLLRELDRMEFHVYETREMVKARHRPLVFITSNNEKELPDAFLRRCFFHYIKFPEAETMRRIVEVHFPTLKKELLASALKSFYDVRGLPGLKKKPSTSELLDWLKLLVAEDIPLDALQSQDDKVAIPPLLGALLKNEQDVSLFEKLVFMQQRNR from the coding sequence ATGAAATATGCAGGTTCCGACCAGTACGTCGCCACGCCCGACCTGATGCTGGCGGTCAATGCCGCCATCACGCTGCAGCGGCCGTTGCTCATCAAGGGCGAGCCCGGAACCGGCAAGACGATGCTGGCCGAAGAGGTGGCCGCGGCTCTGAAATTGCCGTTGCTGCAATGGCACATCAAGAGCACCACCAAGGCGCAGCAAGGCCTGTACGAGTACGACGCGGTGAGCCGCCTGCGTGACAGCCAGCTCGCGGGGCCCGACGGCGCCGAGCGCGTGCGCGACATCCGCAACTACATCGTCAAGGGCGTACTGTGGCAGGCCTTCACCGCCGAGCAACCGGTGGCGCTGCTGATCGACGAGATCGACAAGGCCGACATCGAGTTCCCGAACGACCTGCTGCGCGAGCTCGACCGCATGGAGTTCCACGTCTACGAGACGCGCGAGATGGTCAAGGCGCGACACCGGCCGCTGGTGTTCATCACCTCCAACAACGAGAAGGAACTGCCCGACGCCTTCCTGCGCCGCTGCTTCTTCCACTACATCAAGTTTCCCGAGGCCGAGACGATGCGCAGGATCGTCGAGGTGCACTTCCCCACGCTGAAGAAGGAGCTGCTCGCCTCGGCGCTGAAGAGCTTCTACGACGTGCGCGGCCTGCCCGGCCTCAAGAAGAAGCCCAGCACCAGCGAACTGCTCGACTGGCTCAAACTGCTGGTGGCCGAGGACATTCCGCTCGACGCGCTGCAGAGCCAGGACGACAAGGTCGCCATCCCGCCGCTGCTCGGCGCGCTGCTGAAGAA